In one window of Halomarina pelagica DNA:
- a CDS encoding IclR family transcriptional regulator — MAESDNRRGKTKSANGVKAVETSFTIVETLKKINGGKVTEIVDQTGYSKGAVYKHLTTLMDHDFVVKRGEEYTLGFRFLDYGGFIRSRYIGSELIKPQIQELAEITNEVALFGIPEKDRVITLFRENGNRGVFTRTRLGRRLYLNQTAGGKAILSEFSKSEVEGVIDRVGLPKATEHTITDEDELFDELETIRDRGYALNREESTEGLVAVSVPLVPDGTLIGTCSITGPRHRMTEDQLTGEFPELLLSVVNELELNITHSSGPVQMFCPE; from the coding sequence ATGGCTGAATCCGACAATCGACGGGGAAAGACAAAGAGCGCAAACGGTGTGAAGGCTGTCGAGACATCGTTTACGATCGTCGAAACTCTGAAAAAGATAAACGGCGGTAAAGTGACCGAGATCGTCGACCAAACTGGTTACTCCAAAGGGGCAGTATACAAGCACCTGACCACATTGATGGACCACGACTTCGTGGTGAAGCGGGGAGAGGAGTACACCCTCGGGTTTCGATTCCTAGATTATGGAGGGTTCATACGATCAAGATACATCGGATCGGAACTCATCAAACCCCAAATCCAGGAGTTAGCAGAGATAACCAACGAAGTCGCTCTGTTCGGCATCCCCGAGAAGGATCGAGTAATAACGCTATTTAGAGAAAACGGGAACAGAGGAGTGTTTACGCGGACGCGCTTAGGCCGACGGCTATACTTGAACCAAACAGCAGGAGGGAAAGCGATTCTTTCAGAGTTTTCGAAATCCGAAGTGGAGGGGGTTATCGATCGAGTCGGACTCCCGAAGGCGACGGAACACACGATAACGGACGAAGACGAGCTATTCGATGAGCTAGAAACGATCCGCGACCGGGGGTACGCCCTTAACCGAGAGGAAAGTACGGAGGGGCTGGTTGCCGTCTCTGTCCCGCTCGTCCCCGACGGAACTCTCATCGGCACGTGTAGCATCACGGGCCCGCGACACCGAATGACTGAAGACCAACTGACCGGTGAGTTTCCAGAACTGCTCCTGAGCGTAGTAAATGAACTGGAACTGAACATTACTCACTCCTCGGGGCCCGTCCAGATGTTCTGTCCAGAGTAG
- a CDS encoding VOC family protein, with translation MPEIDGIHHVTAFCDDPQENYDFFTEVLGLRFVKRTVRFDVPEKIYHLYYGDEEGTPGTVVTYFPMTNMPMEEGMVGKGMMSSVGLTIPEGSVDYWTNRFEEYDMEYDVEERFDETAISFTDPDGLPYELVTGKSDIEPWTETNDVPAKHGIRGMYNTTVHSSDPAGTMDVLEVMGWDRIGEATHPQAGDRIRYRAPGDAPCANKVDILIRPNAPTGVMGIGTYLHVAFRVENDWEQDQISGELRENGYITTSRKDRDYFHSRYITEPGGAIFEYATMGPGFEIDQDPSEYGEELKVPDWLDVDIERIEEMLPTLETRRNR, from the coding sequence ATGCCAGAAATCGATGGGATACACCACGTAACGGCGTTTTGTGACGACCCACAGGAGAACTACGACTTCTTCACGGAGGTCCTCGGACTCCGCTTCGTCAAGCGAACCGTGCGATTCGATGTCCCCGAGAAAATCTACCACCTCTACTACGGGGACGAGGAGGGGACGCCTGGGACCGTCGTTACCTACTTTCCGATGACGAACATGCCGATGGAGGAGGGCATGGTTGGGAAGGGGATGATGAGTTCGGTCGGCCTGACGATACCGGAGGGATCGGTCGACTACTGGACGAACCGATTCGAGGAGTACGACATGGAGTACGACGTCGAGGAGCGCTTCGACGAGACGGCCATCTCCTTCACCGACCCGGACGGCCTCCCGTACGAACTGGTGACCGGTAAGTCCGATATCGAACCGTGGACGGAGACCAACGACGTCCCCGCCAAACACGGCATCCGTGGCATGTACAACACGACAGTCCACTCCTCTGACCCCGCCGGTACGATGGACGTGCTGGAAGTTATGGGCTGGGACCGCATCGGCGAGGCCACGCACCCCCAGGCCGGCGACCGCATACGTTACCGGGCGCCCGGCGACGCGCCGTGTGCTAACAAGGTCGACATCCTCATCCGCCCGAACGCGCCGACCGGCGTGATGGGCATCGGAACGTACCTCCACGTCGCGTTCCGGGTGGAAAACGATTGGGAGCAGGACCAGATCAGCGGTGAACTCCGCGAGAACGGCTATATAACCACCTCGCGGAAGGACCGCGACTACTTCCACTCGCGGTACATCACCGAACCTGGCGGAGCCATCTTCGAGTACGCCACGATGGGTCCCGGCTTCGAGATCGACCAAGACCCCTCAGAGTACGGCGAGGAACTGAAGGTCCCAGACTGGCTAGACGTCGACATCGAGCGCATCGAGGAGATGCTGCCGACGCTTGAGACCAGGCGAAACCGGTAA
- a CDS encoding CoA-transferase subunit beta, with protein sequence MVTRAAKELVDGDTTLVGVGVPNLACNLAKRTHAPDLEMVYESGTVGSDPSKLPLSIGDPVLATNARSIVPMVQGFGYYLQSGRIDVGFLGGAQIDRHGNINSTVIGEYDDPIVRLPGSGGACEIASNTHRTIVITPHSERRFPEEVDFVTSPGYVEGRENRGQLGLRGGPEAVITDMAVMRFDDAGEMYVESLHPGVDRETVWSETDWDLQFAADLTTTEPPTDREIDLIRNELDPEGIYTGP encoded by the coding sequence ATGGTGACCCGTGCGGCGAAGGAACTGGTAGACGGCGATACAACGCTCGTTGGCGTCGGCGTCCCGAACCTCGCGTGCAACCTCGCGAAGCGAACCCATGCCCCGGACCTGGAGATGGTGTACGAGTCGGGGACCGTCGGCTCCGACCCGTCGAAATTGCCGCTGTCCATCGGCGACCCGGTACTGGCGACGAACGCCCGTAGCATCGTCCCGATGGTGCAGGGATTCGGCTACTACCTTCAGTCCGGTCGCATCGACGTCGGCTTCCTTGGCGGCGCACAGATCGACCGGCACGGCAACATCAACTCGACGGTCATCGGCGAGTACGACGACCCGATCGTCCGACTCCCGGGGAGCGGCGGCGCCTGCGAAATAGCGAGTAACACTCACCGGACCATCGTCATCACGCCACACAGCGAGCGCCGGTTCCCCGAGGAGGTCGACTTCGTGACGAGTCCGGGCTACGTCGAGGGGCGCGAGAACCGCGGGCAACTCGGTCTCCGGGGCGGCCCCGAGGCGGTCATAACGGACATGGCGGTGATGCGATTCGACGATGCGGGCGAGATGTACGTCGAGTCGCTCCACCCCGGCGTGGACCGGGAGACCGTCTGGAGCGAGACCGACTGGGACCTCCAGTTCGCCGCGGACCTGACGACGACGGAACCGCCGACCGACCGCGAGATCGATCTCATCCGGAACGAACTGGACCCGGAGGGCATCTACACCGGCCCCTGA
- a CDS encoding CoA transferase subunit A: MPEVVEMDRAIEAAVADGQSLYLGGFTHLIPFAAGHEIIRQGRRDLHLVRATPDLVYDQLVAAGCASEMTFSWAGNPGVGSLRAFRRAVEDGVPNELSIEEYSHFGLVTRLAAGAQDLPFLPLRTYIGSSYPEHTDAIRTVENPYDEGVDEIPVVPPLNPDVAVVRAQRADADGNGQLWGIVGEMVEAAFAADTVVLSVEEFVDSRVIRSDPNRTLIPGSIVDYVVEEPYGSHPSYAQGYYDRDNEAYLDWDRQSASHESTVEWLDEWVYGVENRAEYLEKLDTERFLDLQPRSNYATPVDMGEY, encoded by the coding sequence GTGCCCGAAGTAGTCGAGATGGACCGCGCCATTGAGGCGGCGGTCGCCGACGGCCAGAGCCTCTACCTCGGTGGGTTCACGCACCTCATCCCGTTCGCGGCCGGCCACGAGATAATCCGGCAGGGACGACGCGACCTGCACCTCGTCAGGGCGACGCCGGATCTCGTCTACGACCAGCTGGTCGCCGCCGGCTGTGCGAGCGAGATGACGTTCTCGTGGGCGGGGAACCCCGGCGTGGGGAGCCTTCGGGCGTTCCGTCGGGCAGTCGAGGACGGCGTGCCGAACGAACTGTCCATCGAGGAGTACTCACACTTCGGCCTCGTCACCCGTCTTGCGGCGGGGGCACAGGACCTCCCGTTCCTCCCGCTCCGGACGTATATCGGGTCCAGCTACCCCGAGCATACCGACGCCATTCGGACCGTCGAGAACCCCTACGACGAGGGCGTCGACGAAATACCGGTCGTCCCCCCGCTGAACCCAGACGTGGCCGTCGTCAGAGCACAACGTGCCGACGCGGACGGGAACGGACAGCTCTGGGGCATCGTCGGTGAGATGGTGGAGGCGGCGTTCGCCGCCGACACGGTCGTCCTGAGCGTCGAGGAATTCGTCGATTCGCGAGTCATTCGCAGCGACCCGAACCGGACCCTGATTCCGGGGTCCATCGTCGATTACGTGGTCGAAGAGCCGTACGGGTCACACCCGTCGTACGCGCAGGGGTACTACGACCGCGACAACGAGGCGTACCTCGACTGGGACCGCCAGTCCGCGTCACACGAGTCGACGGTCGAGTGGCTCGACGAGTGGGTGTACGGCGTCGAGAACCGGGCGGAGTACCTGGAGAAACTGGACACCGAACGGTTCCTCGACCTCCAGCCCCGGTCGAACTACGCGACGCCCGTCGACATGGGAGAGTACTGA
- a CDS encoding SDR family oxidoreductase, with translation MSSTPPRRRREVDDPLDRRPPRTGSPRQRHPAGGHRPDGLAENHDPEAAATWAEEAVMDRLGMPDDVGNVAVFFASDQSSYVTAETILVDGGWVTIRGPGVDEGPQCGPDTYDEPPDTRLMEDPACRAACRVESSFERGS, from the coding sequence CTGTCTTCTACGCCGCCGCGAAGGAGGCGTGAGGTCGATGACCCTCTCGATCGCCGACCGCCTCGGACAGGAAGTCCGCGTCAACGCCATCCAGCCGGGGGTCACCGACCAGACGGCCTGGCGGAGAACCACGACCCGGAGGCCGCGGCGACTTGGGCCGAGGAGGCGGTGATGGACCGACTCGGTATGCCCGACGACGTGGGGAACGTCGCCGTGTTCTTCGCGAGCGACCAGTCCTCGTACGTCACCGCTGAGACCATCCTCGTCGACGGTGGCTGGGTCACCATCCGTGGGCCAGGAGTCGACGAGGGCCCGCAGTGCGGACCGGACACTTATGACGAACCCCCGGATACACGCCTCATGGAAGACCCAGCGTGCCGCGCAGCGTGCCGAGTAGAGTCATCGTTCGAGAGGGGGTCGTAA
- a CDS encoding FAD-dependent oxidoreductase has protein sequence MPKSSITRLEEVGEATLAVEIETPQGFEAFPGQFVLIRATVDGNEESGYYTISSPTVDETFEVTVAVDPDGTLGPWFAGRTLTDSVTVEGPYGEVQYTDDGDVLVLASGPGIGPAVGIAERALDTGHEATVVYGGSNPPHGDRLTRLEKEGATIIISDNLGTAVGSLDFDGVQTYVFGFQGFVEEARTTLTDASVDLDDVEIEGFGPE, from the coding sequence ATGCCCAAGTCGAGTATTACGAGACTGGAGGAAGTCGGCGAAGCGACATTGGCCGTCGAGATCGAGACACCACAGGGATTTGAGGCGTTTCCCGGACAGTTCGTCCTAATTCGAGCGACCGTCGACGGTAATGAGGAGTCGGGGTACTACACAATCTCCTCGCCGACGGTGGACGAGACGTTCGAGGTGACGGTCGCCGTCGACCCGGACGGGACGCTCGGCCCGTGGTTCGCCGGTCGGACGCTCACCGATTCCGTCACCGTCGAGGGACCGTACGGGGAGGTCCAGTACACGGACGACGGAGACGTCCTCGTGCTGGCGAGCGGTCCTGGCATCGGTCCGGCGGTCGGTATCGCCGAACGGGCACTTGACACGGGTCACGAGGCGACGGTCGTCTACGGCGGTAGCAACCCACCTCACGGTGACCGCCTCACGAGACTGGAGAAAGAGGGCGCGACCATCATCATCTCGGACAACCTCGGGACGGCGGTCGGGTCGCTCGACTTTGACGGGGTCCAGACGTACGTGTTCGGATTCCAGGGGTTCGTCGAGGAGGCAAGGACCACGCTGACCGACGCGAGTGTGGATCTTGACGACGTGGAAATAGAGGGGTTCGGTCCCGAGTGA